A genomic segment from Bubalus bubalis isolate 160015118507 breed Murrah chromosome 5, NDDB_SH_1, whole genome shotgun sequence encodes:
- the LOC123465759 gene encoding olfactory receptor 8B3-like has product MAPGNGSLVTEFILLGLTNQPDLQLPLFFLFLGMYMVTVLGNLGLIMLIALNSHLHTPMYFFLFNLSFIDLCYSSVFTPKMLINFISKKNIISYVGCMTQLYFFSFFIISEIYVLTSMAYDRYVAICKPLLYNVVMSPKVCSSLMLGSYLMSFSGAMAHTGCMLRLTFCDANTINHYFCDILPLLQLSCTSTYVSELEMFIVVGINIIVPSLTIFVSYGLILTNILHISSTEGRSKAFSTCSSHIIAVSLFFGSGTFMYLKPPSAVSMDEGKISSVFYTNMVPMMNPLIYSLRNKDVKLALRKTLSRRQF; this is encoded by the coding sequence ATGGCTCCTGGAAATGGCTCTTTAGTGACCGAATTCATTCTGTTGGGATTAACCAACCAGCCAGATCTCCAACTCCCTCTATTCTTCCTGTTCCTAGGAATGTACATGGTCACTGTGCTGGGAAATCTGGGATTGATAATGCTAATTGCACTGAATTCACACCtacacacccccatgtactttttcctttttaacttgtCCTTCATAGACCTCTGTTATTCTTCTGTATTTACACCCAAAATGCTGATTAACTTCATatcaaaaaagaatattatttcttaTGTGGGTTGCATGACCCAGCtctactttttcagtttttttatcaTTTCTGAAATCTATGTGCTAACAtcaatggcctatgaccgctatgtggccatctgtaagccACTCTTGTATAATGTTGTTATGTCCCCTAAAGTGTGTTCCAGCCTTATGCTTGGTTCCTACTTGATGTCATTTTCTGGTGCCATGGCTCACACTGGATGCATGCTGAGACTGACCTTCTGTGATGCAAACACCATCAACCATTATTTCTGTGACAtcctccctctgctccagctCTCCTGCACAAGTACCTATGTCAGTGAGCTGGAAATGTTCATCGTGGTAGGCATCAATATCATTGTGCCCAGTCtcaccatctttgtctcttatggtctcatcctcaccaacattctCCACATCAGCTCCACAGAGGGCAGGTCCAAAGCCTTCAGCACCTGCAGTTCACACATCATTgctgtttctctcttctttggaTCAGGGACATTCATGTATCTCAAACCACCTTCTGCTGTGTCTATGGATGAGGGGAAAATCTCTTCTGTCTTTTACACCAATATGGTTCCTATGATGAACCCATTAATCTACAGCTTGAGGAACAAAGACGTTAAACTTGCTCTGAGAAAAACCCTGAGTAGGAGACAGTTTTAA